The Phalacrocorax carbo chromosome 2, bPhaCar2.1, whole genome shotgun sequence region CAGTGCTGTACACAGCAATAGATAGAAGGGAGGCTTGGAGCTGGCCCTCTGTGTTACTAGCTGATGGCGTGTCCAGTTCTTCATATACTCAGAGGAGGACATGTGCAGGCAGTGCTGAGTGACCTGCGGGGTACATTGCTGCACAGTGCCTAGTGCGTATCCGGCAGTGTAATTGCACAGCCAAATGAAGGAGAGTATAACAACTTCTAATCTAAGTTTGAAGCTGGCCCTGCTTTGCATGGAAGATCcaaccagatgacctccagagatccaTCCCAACTTAAATTACTGTATGATTCTaagaaaagaaggatttttttttcacgaGAAACTGCTGTTCTCCTAGCTCTGAAATTACTGAGACTTACTGTGCAGGTCAAAGATGACTGAAATCCAAGTCCATCAGTAATTAATATGCCAGTGAGTTTACTATTTCTGGCATTAGTGAAATCATATTCATCTCTGCGTGCTCTAAATTTGCCCCTAAATTACCCATAGAAATGCCCACCCTGCACTGCACatagaaatgaaatgaaagttCACAACTGGCTGGATGCCCCCTGCAGACCTGTCCTGACTTTATGGTCACTGACATTTTAACAGTAGTTGCTCTTGCTTAACCCAGTGAGGTGAAGGCTGGATTGAGCCCTATCCCTGGTTGTCTGCTCTCCCTGCACTGGATGAATGAAGAGGGGTTATCGAATTTACAGCAGGTGCCAGGCACATTCTGCAgcacttttatttcctcttcttgAGGAATTCACAGACGAAGTAGATGGTAACTTGGCACTCAGAGTCATTCCACTCTCCTGTGCTGAGCATTTCCACACAGTCCTCACGTCCAGCTGGGTCGTGAGGCTCCCCTTCCTTCCAGTTACTGTAGTTCTGCAGTGGGCTGTTGTCTGCATACAGAAACTGTCCTTCTTTTTCCATGTCGTTCAGCCCAATGAAGGCTCGGAAGAGGCCACTGTTGGAGATGTAGTCAGCAATCAGGGCATTGGTTGCCTCATCTTTAGGCATGGCCAGTGTTCCtcctctgtccctgcagtggATCAAGGCTTCTCTGtaattcttctcttctttcacGATGTAATAGAATTTCTCATCTGTCTCCCTGATACCTGCTATAactttaaaggggaaaaaaaaatagcttaatGGCATCTTAACAGATATTGAAGGTGCTTCTGTTCCAATATGGCAATGACATGATTTTTACATTGGAATTAAtaaaagggagaggggagaagtaTTCCTGTGACTGAATTTGTGATGAATGATGAGGACATGATCAGAGACTGATGCTACTAACGGGACTGACAAGCACCTTGCACACAATAGGACAAGAACTATTCAGTCCTGATTGGCATGTGCCCTGTGTGACACTTAAGTTTTACTTTATGGATATCTAGTACTGCTCAAATTAAGGCATGATAAATGGTCAAATAGCAATGTCTAACTCTGTTTGCCCCCGTTGCTTTGCATGTTTTTGAATGCAGATTGTGAAAGAGTGCCCTGGTATAGAAACACAAGGGTTTAGCTAGCTTTTCAGGCCCTTTCCACGTAGAGGAAAATCAGTGTGACTGCTAAAATAAGGCATTTTAAATACAGCCTAGTTCAGAGCTGCTCTAGGCTCTAAGTGGCATTGACTAGGAAGGAAACTCTGGCTGCTCAGCAGCTTTAAAAGGCAAACTTCTCAACCAGCATATATCCTAGTGCCAAGGAATTAAGCAGTACCAATGAGCATGCCTGGGCAGCTGGAAGCTGATTGTCCCTGCTGATGGATTGCTGGAATGGTCCTGAGCAGAGCTTTGGCCTGGGGCAACTAACACTCTCGCAAACAATTCAGGAGTTACCCCAGGCACAGTTTAGGAGTTAGAAGAATGACACTCCTGATAACATAGAATTTGGTTTTGTAGGGTTTAATAATACAGATGAGTGCTGTTCTGTGCTGGTTGCCCACAGTGGCAGAGAACAGTCTCAAACACATTTAATTTACTGATACAGACCTAGTTCTAGAAGCAGTGGTGGAGCCTTCTCAAAATCTCTGCTATGCCAGGAAatgctcttccttcctttcagtgGGGGCCATTTGCATTGTCCACCTGACAGTGCTGCCTGCAAACGTGGCTTCTTAAAACCCATGTCTTTGAGTATTGGTCCCTTGTTACAGGAAAATGATGCTTACACTGAGGGGAGCTCTAAGAGTACTGTGTCTGCAGCCTTCCTGTGCAGCAGAAAGATCAAGAGGTTCCTATTGCTTTTCCTGCCTCTCTGGAGCAGATTGGCTCAAACTTCTCCCTTTCATTGCCTGAGTGGCTGCTGAGGCTGAGCAGACTGACAGTGCAGAGGCAATTAGCAAGCCATGCCTTGTGCTTTTCAAGATTCTTTCTGTTGTGCTGCTGATAATTTCTGTATCGTTTTTGCTTTTAGTCATCTGCTGCTTATATCCTTACAGGTGTAAGACTGTCTCTTTCCTGTATGGTTTTGGAGTGCCTTGCGCAGTGGGACCCTCTCTCTGGGTCAGCTATGGATGCTGCCACAGGGCAGCCATGATAGAAGAATAGCAATGATAAATGTTACAGGAGCCAAATAAAGCACATCAAATACATAAGGAACCTTACCATTCTTTACAAACTTGATGGATGTGTTAAGGCGAGCAACATTGATATTCAGCTGTCCAACAACTCTGCGGTATCTTCCACAGTCACAGACCGTGCCTGATGCAATACAAAGGATAGACAATTTAtcttttcagcagcatttgtgtgtgtgcatggagGGTCATCTGTAGAACACTTCCAAACCTCCTGAAGGCTTGGCCTCTGCTTGTGGACAGCCAGTCTCGCCCTGCCCCGCTGGCCATACTTCTGTTGATCAAAGCACTTAATAATTTGGCTCCGTACATTCCCTTGTTAACTGGCTTAAGAATCCCTATTTTTAAAAACGTGATAGAAGAGTTTGCCATCTTTCCACCCATATAAGTGTGATTTGCACATCCTCTGCCCCTCTCATTAGCGATTCCGTCTAGCTGCAGAGATGTGGCTTGTCATGGTGATCACTACAGCGTTGCATCTGAATGCCAAAGGTCTGCCTCTGTATCTGTAAAGAGCACAAGTCCCCAGCCTTCTAATAGAAACAACAGCATCCATGAAACGGGGaactgctgctttctcagtGAAGGAGTTTTGTGAGTATGCATAGAGGTAGGATTGGCAAAGCTTTGGTAGAAGGACTATGTTAGTGGATTGCTGCATGCAGCTGTGGTACAGCACTAATAGTTGATACCAACTCAAATGATCAATAACTTTCAAGCACTGAAGTCTCAGTTATATTTTTGTTGGTAAACTGAAATTTGGCTTGGCATAGCTTTTGTTTGTTCCTCTGTTAttctcaggaagaaaataagttgCTGATGATTTCCCAGTAAGAAACGAACTGGCATTGCATATGAAATCTCTTAAAAACTAACACAACTGTATGTTCAAGGTGAGAAAACATTCAAGGTTATTAGGACTGAGAAGAACTTTCTGGGTCATAAGATCCAAAATCTCCTCCTGTAAGCAAATGAATTGCATTAATCTGACAACAGATAGTGCTCTATCTAAAATGACTTATTTTTCATCACCATGCTTCTATTAGGAAACAATTAAAGGACTTAATTCCTTTGGCATTCAGAAACTTTCTTCTGGTTTCCCATACAAATCTACTGCTGGCCTGTCTGTGTGTTAGTTTTTATGATATAAAATATTGCCCATTAATTTAGGTAACTCTTCTCCATATTTTGTGTATGTTGGTACATTCATAGGCATCATTCATGTCCCCACCCAAGCCTTCATTTTGCTAAACCAAACTTTGTCAGTCTCTTCCTGTTTGTTCCATCTATTCTCAGGTTTTTCCAAGGGCCTCAAAATTTTATGTAACTCCAGACAAACCAACCCTGAAATCAAAGACCCAGCAGACTTGACCGTTCTGCAGAGAAGGATGTATAGCATACCtgctttccccttttttccagAAACCCCTGATAAGCCTTTGTCTCCTTTGTCACctgaataaagaagaaaatatattctcaGATCTCAGACAGTGTACATGTCAGGGGAGCGTATTTGAAAAACCTCTTTAATGATATATTAACGGTGCGCTTCTGATAGGAAGCCCTGTACTGTACTGGCAGATGTGCCAAGTCAAACAAACCATGATTAATTCTGGTGTATGGAAATAAGGAGAACCCTTTAATAGCTAACTCACTGATAACACAGGCATCTCGTGTGCTGCTGGTTCCTGGTACCACTTACTTTAAATATAAACTGCAAAATTATCCTGAGGGCTGAAAGCACTCAAGAAATCTGTGAGAGGTGAGACCTGGATTCACTCATTGCCTCGCAGGATGGAGCCCTTCCCTGGGTTCAGTAGCTCCATGATGGTATGAAGCACCAGATGAGGCTGATGTGTACTAAGCCACTGAATTCATGTGTGCAACATATTATGTGTGTGGGCAGCAGTTAGCACCTGCATTAAATGAGGTCAGTAAGGACCAGCGTTTCATTTCAGATATAGTTCATGGAAATGTGATTTGTTTTCATCCAACAGCTTTCCTCTTCTTCTGTAAATCATAAAAATGATAGAAATACTTCTCCAAACGTTTTGCTACTATATTAGTGGAGGtgaatatctttttaaaaaatctcagctGTAATTTGCATCAGGAACAGCTGGACTTTATCTGGAATTCATGTCAGCTCTCCTTTTATGAATTAAAACCTTCAGAGGTCAAAACCACTAATGCTTGCTCTGCCTTGTGGATGGCCATGTTTtgatgtgctttttttctttatatggttgtggttttttaaagaaattaggAGTTGGCTGTCGTTTTAATTAGCATTGCTTGACAGCAATTCATGCAAATTCAGCACACTTACAAGGTGAAATTTCAGGGTTGCTTCATTAAGAATTTGAATATTTAATGGCAGATTTAAACAGTGAATTAGTGAcctttgcttctgaaaatgagGCAAACTAGAAGGAGACAATAAATTGTACATTCAGGTTGAGAGCGAGCTTGATTTAAAGGCTCAGAGCATCAGTTTACTAACAGATAAAGATAAGCAATTTGTGGGATTCTTAAATTCTGGTTTCCTTCAGTGGTTGAAGACATCTTAGGAGATAACaatctgtgttttcagttgTCTAGGTACTTCTGAAAATGAGTCCCTCAGGCCAAattcttttgttcttctctgATACTGAGCTGGCTAGAGGCCATCAAAGGTTTATTAAAACATTGGCTTGAGAAGCTCCCTGGAGAGATTGTTCCATCCACTCATCTGCATACCTCGGTTGATGCTGGTTAGAGACCACAGAGTTGCCCTGGGGATGGTGGAGTCCCTGTTAGCTCTCAAGGCAGGTCTCCTTGTGGCAGAAGTAGTATTCCTCCTTAAGTAGCTCTTTAGGAATATGGGAAAGGAATGCCTGAGCCTCTTCTCAGATGACTAGAGCataatttcattaaattattGTCCAGGTAGACTTGGAGTCTACCTTGATTTGCAAGTAGTTGTCATCCCTGGTTACATGAGTGCTTTCTTAAAACTCCTAAAATCCTTTCCTTACCTAGCTGTCCTGTGCACTGCTTGCTCACGAGTCCCACAGCAGTGCAGGTGACAAGGTGTGGcaccctgagcagcagcagaatattGACTTAGGCCTTCAGCATCCAAAGCAGAAGCACAAATTTAGCTTTCTCTTTTAGagctgtcctggtttcggctgggatagataattttccttctagtagctggtatggtgctgtggtttggatttaggatgagaatacagagatgtgctgagcagggcttacacagagtcaaggccttttccagcttctcaccccaccccaccagcaagtgggctgggggtacagaaggagctgggaggggacacggccaggacagctgaccccaactgaccaaagggatatcccacaccatgtgatgtcatgctcagcatataaagctgggggaaaagctgGCCAGGGATCCACTGCTCAGGAACTGTCTGGGCATCAGTCAGAGGGTGGTGAGAAATGGTCTTGTGCATCACTTTTTTTGGGtatattttatcattattgttattttctctttctttcctgtcctACTAAATTgtgtttatctcaacccaggagttttacctttttctttctattctctccccatcccattGGGAGGGAGTGAAtgaacggctgtgtggtgtttagctgcctgccgggttaaaccacaacaagagCGTTCAGAGGATTTACTTCACAAGGGCCAGATTTCTCCCTTCTTCTTTTACCATCAAAAAGGATTGATTTCTTAATTcataaagtaaattattttagcCAAGTAAGTTGGATATATTGCAcatgggaaataaaattaatatcttgGTTAGCTCTTGTCACCAATCTTTATGCATAACTTTATTTGGAGAGTGTTGGTCTCAGCTGTTATTTGATATTACTCCATACCTGGAACTCTCACAGAACACATATTTaccttgaggggaaaaaacaagaaaattccCAGACTAGAACTTACCCTTTCCACCAATTGGACCGATTTTCCCAAGCATTCCCTGGTCACCAATATCCCCCACAAGTCCTTTGTTTCCTAAGATaggaaataaagaggaaaagagtATTGATGGTTTCTGTCATTTCTTCCCCAAGGCACTATTTAAGTCTCTACTTCTACTATTTTTCCTGAGTGTGGCCAGTCAGCATGTGTGGCTAAGTTGAAATGAGTGGAGCCCCAAGGATGGCTGGAGGAGGAATGCGCAGATCTCTGGTACTGTAGAATATAACAGTAGGACATTGCAAGGCACCTTAGGAGAACTGCCTGTTCAAATGCCCAGAAATGTcatgttttcttaaagaaaatataaactaaaACTGCTAGTGAGTATTGTAGTATTGATTTTACTTTACAGATAAACCAGGTCAACAGTTGGTTTTATctagggtttctttttctccaccCCAGACAAAAGCCTTTCCATCTTCCTTGAAGTAAAGCCCTCATGGCTTTGCTGGCTTCTCAAAGCAGAACTGTAAACAGGGAGCTACTAGTTTTGCTCTTACATGCTTTCCCAGCCCTCAGAGCACCAAAAtaacagatgcttttaaaattgattAATAGTTTGAGTTCTAAAATAGCTGGGTAATGATGACAGCCCAATCTAGGGAATCTCAGTTCTTACACTGAATTTAACATCACTAAGATGCTTCCTAAATGGTTGGTTACCTGATTCCCTTGTATCTTACCTGATCTTCTTTTTAAGGTAAGAAGCAGTGTCATatgaatgcatttaaaaattgaaaaggtttttttattataacaaaaataacagGGTGATTTTAAAGTGTCTCTAAAGGTAAAAAATTTCCTGATTAGTCTTAAACCACTGTCAAGGGAGAAAGACCATGGATATACATTATCATTAAGCTTTTGAATTATTCAAACAAGGGTGACACCATTACATCTGGTGCCTCTGAATGCTCTGCTCAGCTCACACTGTGGATATGGGATATGTTTAATAGAGGCGAGTCCCGAGACAACTGCAACTCCTTGTTCTCAGTTCAGGTGCTGTTTGATTAGAGGAACTTTGTTGCTCAGTGTATGCCtccatttgcttttctgcaaaacagggaCAGCTGAGAACAAATTTTGTTGAGTGTGCTGATGTACTCTTAGGAAAGAACTCTCAAAATTCAGTTTCAACTAAAATATCATTTCAGTAAGAGAACAGTAATCTTTCTGATTATACATATGATCTGGGTCTTCTGGA contains the following coding sequences:
- the COLEC10 gene encoding collectin-10; this translates as MSSKKEQQLRKYGTLVVLFIFQVQIFGFDVDNRPTTDVCSTHTILPGPKGDEGEKGDRGELGKQGKVGPKGPKGNKGLVGDIGDQGMLGKIGPIGGKGDKGDKGLSGVSGKKGKAGTVCDCGRYRRVVGQLNINVARLNTSIKFVKNVIAGIRETDEKFYYIVKEEKNYREALIHCRDRGGTLAMPKDEATNALIADYISNSGLFRAFIGLNDMEKEGQFLYADNSPLQNYSNWKEGEPHDPAGREDCVEMLSTGEWNDSECQVTIYFVCEFLKKRK